The sequence GCCTTGATCTCACGAACCAAATCAGCCGTCGAATTGGCAACCTCCTTCGCAGCCTGGACGAAATGACGCCTAGCCACCGGATTATTGGTCGTTGAACTAGCAATACGACAAGCGTTACACAAAGCCGAAGTGTGCTTCGCAATGATGGTAGCAGCCGAAAGGACCTGCTGCTGCGAGCTGGCTGGACCGCGCAAGACTTCGCAACTCTGACGAATTGCCTGTGACGCTCGAGCGAATTGGGACTGGTCTACCAATCCAGGACGACCTCCAACGCTCGTAGGGTTAGAAATACCGACCAGGTAAGCAGCTTGAGCCGCCGATTCAATCAACCCGCGAATCGAGTCAGACACGGAATCAACAGAGTGCCCGAACTCAACATGCTTAGACAGCTTGGCATTGTTGGCGATTCCAGTCATTCCGTCGCCCAGAGTGCGCGACTTTTCCATAACGGTGTCCAAGCAATCAAAGTATCCTTGATCAGTCAACGGTTCTTGAGCGGATTCCAGCAGTGGTCTCAAAGATTCAATGCTGCGAATGGCACTGTCACATTCCTTCTGTCCGGGAGCTGCTTGGGTACACACATCTACCAAGCGATTGATGCTCTCCGTCACCATACGAGCCGCCGAAGACAGTTCGTTCTTGGCGTTGGGCCTGTCCGGATCTCCAGCTACAAATTTGGCAGTTCCCAGCAAGGTTGCCGACTGATTGGAAACACCACGCAAGGAGTTGACAATCTCTTCGCGGGCTCGATCCTCAACGGTTTGACCAGCCATTTCCAATGTGACAGTCAAAAGCTCTTTGTAGGCATGATAGAAATCTTGACTGGTATTGGCCAATTTGATGGAGCTGTCGTACGAGTGTGCGACCTGACCACCAGCAACGTTCAAAGTTTCAGCGGCGCTTTTCAATTCATTCTGCAGTTGGCCATAGGCGCGGGTTGAAGGCGGGAACTCACCCGTATCCAGGATAGCTCGCAGATCTGCCATGTTTTCATAGGCTTCGTTTATATCTTTCACACCCGGGAAGCAGTCGATGGTTCTACCCAGTGAGCCTTTGGTCCGCTTCATTACCTGAACCAGTTGGTCTTGATTGTCTAGGTTTTGCAGCGTTTTCTGTGCTTCTTCGATCACCAGAATCGAATCAAGAATCACCTGATCAGCGCAGTCGACAACTCCGGGGTTCTTGGTTGTCGCTACCACCCCACGGACACTCTTGGTGTATTCCCCAAGTGCGAGGGCAGTGTCTCTTCCGGCCACACCAGCGTAGGTACGGTTACCTTGCTGAACAGCTGACATGAGTTGATAAAGGGAGGATTCCACGTTGTTGCTGGCTCCTGCTAGTTGTTTGAAGCAGCTGTCCGCCGTCTCACCGGGAAGAGGGCGCAAGTTGCCTTCTTGGCCTGCACGGCGAGTGTCATTCAGAACATTCCTCAAGTTACGCACAGCTTCCAGGGCGGCATCCAGCTCGTTGCCTCCACAGGCTTCCCTGGCACGGTGTGCTGCCGATCGTAGATCATGAATAGCGTGACTAAGGTTCAAGGCAGATCGGGACAATTGCTGTGAAGCGGCCGAATCCATTACGGTCGGTTGAAGGTCTCGAGCTGATTGGGCTACCTGTGCTCCTGGTTCCAGGAACATTTCAGCAGCATCGATCAAACCAAGTTGAGCATTGGGATCGTCCGGACGGGAAAGGGTGTTTTTGACTCCAGCGACCAGACGTGGAATTTGATCTGCCACGGTTTGACAATCTTGCAGTAGGATCGCcttggtttgaacatcgttgCTGTGGATTAGAGCGTTTTGTGCTGCAGTGATGCATTGTGTAGCAGTTGCGGCTGCATGTTTGGAACACTGTTCAAGACGATTGATGAGTCTGCGTTTGATTTCTGGGGTGTTGGCGGTAGTTGTTGTGATCACGCGAAGTTCCTCCGCAGCGATACGAAGTGATTCTTGATGACCGGAGTCGTGTGGGTTACCGGCGCATAATCGGGCTGCTTCTACCATTCTAGCGGTGGCATCGGCGAGCTGCTTGGCAGCTTCCAGCAGTTTTCGTTGTAGATTCGAATCctcttgacgttcggcttcaccCTTGATGCTCTGAATCAGCATAGCAGTAGCTTTGCCCAGTTGTTGCGCTTGGCGAATCATTTCCTGTGGGTCTGAAGCAGAAACAAGAATATCCGTGGCAACCAAAACTTCTTCGACAGGGTTGTCATCGACGCGACGAGCCTTTTCACGTGAACTCAGCTTAATGTGTTCGAGAAGTTCGGCCAATGTCTTGGACACGTCCTTAGCGGCACTCATGAGGTCACCGCGTAGCTGTTGATTATCGGTGGCCTCATTGCAAACTTCAACAAGGTTGGCCACAGCTTTTGCCACTTCGCGGGCAGCTGATTCCAGTTGTTCACGACAAGCTGGACTCTGAATCGTTGGCGCAACGACGCGAGCGCATGCAACCAGCTGACTGGTGGCCAAAGCGCACTGACTGGCGGCAGCAATAACTGAAACAATGTTAGATAAGAATAAGTTCTGAGGCATGTAACAGGACTATAAAAAGTGTATCCTACCTTTATTTCGTGTAGCTTCGTCTTCAGTGACGGCTGCAATCGATTTGGCCTTCAACACCAAGGCTGCTGTTGTATTGGCAACCGCCTTTGCTAGGCCGAGCAACATATCATGCAACTCACGGCTTTCAATGCTTTCTTCGCCCATGCTGCTGAGCACCTGTCCACTGGCTTCGCCAACACGGCTAGCAGCATTCAACAAATTCTGTCGTGGTTCTTTGCTTTCCGGCTCGGCCGATTTCAACAAGTCACTGAACGCCGAGCATAGTTTCCTGGTTGCTTCCAGCAGCTTATCGCCCGTACAATCATCGTCCATCAGGGCAGCGATCAGCCGGACTTCCTTGGTGACCTCCGGGATGCTCTGGGTGATCTGCGAAACGGCAGCCCCGACGGCATCGTGATCGATTTCGTCCGGTTGTGAGGCGGTCACAACCTGGGCCGTGGCTGCGTTCATCGTCGCCAGATGAGTGGTGACGGTTTGCTTGGAGGTGTCCAAGGTTTCTTCGCGCCACTGTAGCGATCCAGGGTCCGTTCCGAGCGGAGGTAGTTGTGCCTTGCTCTCCAGATCTTTTTCAGCTTTATTGATGGCATCCTGACCGGCGGAGATGTATCCGACAAGGGCTCTCTGTGGTTCCGACAGAACCGTACTGATGCGTGTTTGTTGCAACTAAAGTGGTGGGGAAATATTGGAATCGGTTAGAGAAATTGTGGAGTTTTAGCATGATGGAACTCTGATTCGAGTAAGGTTTTAGTTTGTTAATTGTATGGCGAGCCAATCACTGAGTAGAAATTTAGTGTTATAAAATTTCAATTCACCTACGCCTTTGCAGCGGCGGCCATCTTTGAGGTTAGTATGTTTGAACGGTAGCAGCGTGAAAAAAAGAGATTTAAGATCTTAGTTGTAATTGAGattattttacctttttcactcaaaattttctaaatttaggATGATTTAactcaaattaaaataataagaatAAGTGAAATCATATGAATCTCACCATTGGAGGTTGATGAGCCAGATTGACCTGCCCTACGATGGCTCCGTATTGCATCGATTGCATCTCGCCAGTGCCATAGGGACGTTCGCCTTCAGTTTTTGACATCGATGTGACGTAAGAGAACGAAACCGTAATGGGGTAACATAAATTTGAAGAGAAAtaatgaaaacgaaaaaaaagaaaggaacGAAATCAAATGAAACATATGTCACTCATGCATGCACCCGGTTGCAAGCAACATAATGGAAATAACGACAGTACTGATAATAATGGGTGGCATTCCACGGATGGATAGATGCATGACCAGACAGACAAACGTTCATGTTCATATGAATGTGTGGCTTGAAAACGATTGCCAGTGCGGTGCAAATTGGGTCGGTGGGGTTTTTATGATGGACGGCAAACATCCTTTCAGCATTATCATCCAACCATAGCATGGAGCTCGCCACAGAAAGAGGAGCGAAAGAGTTAGTCGACGCTTATGCCGTCTCGGTTAGATGATGAATGCTATTAAATGCTTGACATCTTTTCATAATCCGTGAACGGATGCAATGAGCAGCGTCGGTCCTCGTCCTTTAGATGCCAAGATGTTCGAGACTTGGTCATAGATTCTATTGTCCGCTGCGATAAACTGAGAGTCAAAATCTTTTGACCTGTCCCAACAATTGAACTCAAGGGATTTGTATGAACATTCTTCAAACTTACCGTCATAACCGCGCATGATGGCCGGTTTCGCAATGGACTGCGTTTCCACTTTACCGGAGGGGGTCGTTTCTTCATGTTGCAAAAATGTGGCCCTGTAGATGATGGAAGAAATAAACCGAACTCTTAAAAATTATACCAAAAAAAGCACAACTGCTACTGTCAATGTAATGAAAAAAACGGCTGTGCTTAATTTGAAACATTTCTGGAAAACGCTGTCCAATTTCCCAGCTCAAAACATTGCTTGCAATTGCAAACAATACTCACTTCGACGGTGCCACACTCTCTTCCACCATGGTTGATCCTTCGTCGCCCTCAATTCCAAAATGATCCTTGGCCTGTTTCTTCTTCAGGATGATATCGATATAGCCGGCAATCAACTGCACTATCTGTTCGGCTTCCGTCGTTTGCACCGAGTAGTACTGATCGGCATAGTCGCCAAAGTCCAACGTGAACGTATTGGGCGAAGCACCCCAACGTCGTACCGTAGTCAGCGGCCACGTTTTCAAGATTTCCTTCGTTGTTTCATCCAGCCGCAGGACAGAGCTTTTGGTTACGCCGAGTAGACGGGGCACCAACTTGTTCTTACCGGTCATTTTCTCCTTAACCAGGAAGAAGGTGACTCCGTAAGTAGGTAGTTCGCGAGCCGTTTTCGTGTAGAGGTACTTGgcatccagatcggtcaggccTTGATGCTGGCGGTGTTCTGCGAAAACTTTCTTCTCGATGCTCTTGACGCGAGCGTATGGACCGGGCAGAAACTCTCGAAGGCTATAGAAATGGGAAAATGTTAGTTGACAATTAATTATGCCGGGTTCAACTTTAGTTGATACTTACTCCAAAAATCCCGGTTTGTGCTTGGACTCGTTGTAATCACCAAACTGAATGTGCACCTGAATACCGGCGAACTCGCATGCCTTCTCCTGAGTTACCGGATGAGTGCCGTCCAGGATGGCATCCCGAGCTTGAACATAAAGCAGATTAAGCTGCACCGGGTCCCGCGAATCGATGTTCTGATCCGAGTAGAAGAACTTTCGCCTCAACAGCACCGTTTCCGATTCGTCAATTCCTTGCTCTCGAAGCGTTTTTCCTACATCGACCCAATGGATTTCGTCATCCGTTCGCAGTTTCTTTCTCAAGCTTTCCATCTTAGCGTCACGGTCACGATCAGCGAACTTACGGCGCAGTGTCAACGTGCCCATGTTGGACTTATTATCCGGAAGATTTTCGTTCTGCGATTCCGGGTCTTCACGAACGAGACCATATTCTTCATGGTTCGTGATACCAATTTTGGTACAAATAACCACCATCAGTTGCGAAACAGGCTGGGAATCATCTACCAAAATCGTCTTGAGAGCTCCGTCCAACATCCGCACCCGAAGGTTTCGGTGCTTCCTCCTGTACTCCAGCACATCGTGGTTTCTCAACAGATAGTAGCCAAGGTTTCGCGCCGGTTCCAACCAGACGCCCTGCCGGGTGTCCTCATCCGCCAGAAACAGACCGAATTCCTGTGCATTTCCCTGCACCGCTTCGGCGAATTTGTCCTTGATGATGCGGCAGGCATCGAACACGGTCGTGTTTGGGTCGAACTGGATCGTCTTTGTGACTCGCCCGCCCTCCAAGCTGATTCGTAGCGACAGAGTCGACATGGTGCTTTGATGTTGCTGCGGTGGCagcggctgctgctgctgctgacaaCGGCAGACGGCGACGGTCCGTGAGTGGCACTGTGCGGGGTTGGGCAGGGAGAAAGTAAACGAGAAATTAGATTACGGGCAAAAATCGATAAATTTAAATGCGGATTTTGCTTTAGTCTGTTTTGCATGTTTCTTCATCAGTCTAAAACGGCATAACTCAACATCGAGCGAGCCTATGGATAGGGGAGATGGCAGTAGCTCAAGCTGCGGCAGTTTCTACTGACTAATGACAACGCCCCATGCCAGTGCGATGATGACTGGCTGTTAATGGGTAGTAggtggaatgggaattgggaatttCAGGACTCTAGAAAAGGGGCTGACAGCGAACAAGATATGAATGATGGACAAGCGTGGAAAATGGATGTTGCCTGTCTTATGGTTGGTAGCTAGATACATGCAAGGAACTGGTTGgtatttttatggatttttattttgaacttgcTTATAACGGTTTTAATCAAATACTAAAAAACGAATTAAAAACAACTTAGTTTTGAGCCCTAAATCCTtataaaattcattaaaatttaagtCATTCCTATTGGTAAATGACGAAAATTGGAAAGTAACGATTCAGAGATGAGAGATTGAAAACCTGGCATTGGTGAGTTGTGGTACCGGTAGTACCAGTACCGAAAATCCCGGAAATACCGTCGATTGCACACCAAAGGGAACTGGTATTTTAGGTACTCAAAAAAGCGTATGATGGCTAATTTCCCCTATTCGATTCGGAATTCAATTTAAACAAAGATGAAGtaaaaataaatgtgttttGTTTCAAACAAAAGATCTTTCCGGTATTATTGAATATTATTCTTTCAATCTATAATTCATGGGCAATTTGATCGCaatttaaagtttttaatttaaaaaaaataaaggtaAGTATTGTATAACAAATTACTTCAAAATGAATACCTGTACTAAATTAATATCAGTAAGGTATCTAATGATAACTTGAGCTgtagctgattttttttcaattaattttaaaattatttaggagcgaaaagtttttttgaactttttaaCAAGTTTTATTGGGAAAATAACAAAatggggttgaaaaacccagaaaaatttcttacgtaattagtgtacggccccatgGGATTAATCAGTTTTAATCTTTGAAACGATTTtaacgtttgctcactaccgccatctggttgccgctcgTCCAGACACAGTaaatttagcattgggcgataatGGTTTCGTGACGATTATTTTGATTGCactttgttctaagtgagacgtctgtttctctgtggtttgGTGCTCTGAGGAATGCACAATGGTTCAAGggcagccaaaacctcaaaaatcaaaattcgtatttccgttggaatttttatttttctcagtTATTAGAATACTTATgtggttcaaattcaaaatttgaagttgTTCTGTTGAGTTTTGACTTTGTTAAACATTTTGAATTAGACATGAGTATTGATTTTCATTCGAAAACGCTGTTTGACAAAACGTTGAGATCAGCATTatattatttcaaaaatgcattttcagGATATCAAGTAGTATATCTATGTTGAGtacatgtcttcttcttcttcttcattggcattacatcccacactgggacattgccgcctcacagcttagtgttcattaagcacttccacagttattaactgcgaggtttctaagccaagttaccatttgtgcattcgtatatcatgaggctaacccgatgatacttttatgcccagggaaatcgagacaatttccaatccgaaaattgtctagaccggcgccgggaatggaacccagccaccctcagcatggtcttgctttgtagccgcgcatcttaccgcacggttaaggagggACATGTCATATATACGTAATCAatagatctgttcaccattttcaaaagtatttcagattcaaagtgccatataaaattatatttcaatttcaatttcaatccctatttcaatgagtatcttaaatggagtctcctgaccaattttcagccaaatccatggatcatgctgaaaacttttctaaaaCATATGAAAACTCTCAGTCATCAAGCAAACATTAGCTTCATGTTCAAATGTTTGTGCTCGAGCTAAATTAATACACTCTATTCTTACCAGTAATAGACAATGTTGGCACTGAGATTTGAACTGCAAATCTGAATTGTCCCATATTTGTGGAAATTAATGCTATTTTCATAATTATATAAGAGACAGATTCCTTTCAATGAATAAAAACTAATATTGTTCAAGTCAACCAAAAATCAAGAACGGAAAACTAAATCGACcgcgttctaatcgacggtaaattcttttccgacatcacgaacgtacgcacttaccgcagtgcgaatattgaatccgaccactacctcgttgcagtatgtctgcgctaaaaactctcgacggtgtacaacagctaggcgcagcaaCTTTGAAGattgctggagagatattcgatccgccattggaagcaccgcaaccgctgcactaggcacggtggctccggatcagagaaacgactggtatgactggtgaatgtgagcagttagttgaggagaataATACAGCATGggagagattgctgcaacaccgcacgcgggcgaacgaggcacgatacaaacgggcgcggaacagacaaaacttgatttttcggaggaaaaagcgccagctggaagatctagaccgtgaagagacggaggaactgtaccgcgctaataacgcacgaaagttctatgagaagttgaaccgttcacgtaagggccacgtgccacagcccgatatgtgtaaagacataaacgggaaccttcttacaaacgagcgtgaggtgatccaaaggtggcggcagcactacgaagagcacctgaatggcgatgtggcagacgcaGATGGCGGTAAGGTGATGGACCATGgtgaacgcgcgcaggacataattctaccggctccggatctccaggaaatccaggaggagatcggccggctgaagaacaacaaagcccctggggttgaccaactaccaggagaggtatttaaacacggtggtgaggcattggctagagcgctgcactgggtcattaccaagattgggaggaggaagttttgccgcaggagtggatggaaggtgtcgtgtgtcccatctacaaaaagggcgataagctgtattatagcaactaccgcgcaatcacattgctgaccgagccgaatggagaaaaccaagatgaatacacagctaggtgtttcaatctgcccagTTTAcaagaagaaggcgggggttctactgaaaaactttgtcgaaggcaCCAAGTTTgtaattccgttacttttggagattttttacgttttatactgacaaccccttaaaaatgggtttttcatcatatctttttcattttatttctacattttttgcatgttctagaaagtttaagataatattaaaatacgccgTCGGGtagctacccgagcaaagctttagagcaaaacgataactcgttttgatgttgtgaaatcgctgAATATGATTaccaaatcgaaaactattcctgctatcgatgagagcaaatcaaaaactaaatttgatattggtaccgatagcaaaataagtacacagtttgatgtcagatcatacaatttagaaatctctagtaaaatgagatcaaaatatgtaataaatcataatgattcatatttgaaaacaaattatgatttcaatttgatgtcgaaatcaaaatgttttttctatatgctctcattatgttttcagacatTGCTCGGGTATTGTGACTCAAAaacctaaaaaataaaaaagttataacagttttattgattttttaggcaTATTTGATTTAACAaggggcaaattgtggcagtcaatcttATACGCATAACAAAGGACCTCTTCCCCTAATGAAATTACGagcttggtgtcttcgacaatgtttttcaggagaacttttactACAATTCTCGCGAAGACTTATatccagggctgacaatagtcatcgtcatagcacgaaatgccacagtagcgacgaggtgcagtgtcttcattgctacttcacacatcgtcaatgacgcgcacgacgttagctttcgtcgtgtaaccaaatcgtcatgacgacatcgaagaacgaagacttcataccgttattcttcaaacggcagctgccatgcgaagatttttattaatcCTTTGTAATAATGAGTTTGAAGTGACGTATTaaagcgttatgaatgttatcaatacatttatgttatcaagttcctactatttgtttatttgagacgccattatgtttttaactaGTCGGTGTATAATGACGtacaatcaattgtgtgaagaagtgacgacgaaaatcgtcataacttttggttgcgcgactatcgtcgtggtacgcatgcggcgcgaagaaaacgaataggtgttgcgctGTGCAATGTTAAGACGAAGACTAAATTTTTtccgctttcttcatacgacgagaatgactattgtcagccctgcttATATCTTCCATGTTGTaaagtggaaaaaaataaattttcatctcacttttaggaggattgatcataaggctgaatacctccaaagaagcgcgtcgactaactgataaaatgtctcgaagacgccgttacgctaaatcacataataaagctactattaaataaacgcgctgaaaacacgattttagccaccgTGCAATGGCCTTAATAATAATAACCGAATGTGCTAAAATGATTTCATCATAGTTTTTCAGCCTCAAGgaaaacaaaaccaaacaaaacaaattattacacgaatttctagatttttttttattttttgtttggtaGTGAAGCCGTGAAGCGTTAAAGAGATAAAATCACGTTTGGAAACAATTTTTTATAATACATATAATACATGTAAGTTTTGGGGAACCAAAGTCTCGCGGATTGGTCGAGCCCTTGGAATagaataatacagtaggaaggGAAAACAATTCAGCGTTTAAGAAATTACGTTGCCaatgttcacatagttgacattcttggcAATGTTTCATATCTGCAACTGGGGATGGGTGGACTATTATTGCAGTcaaacatcagcaactttcaaaatttgatggacaagggacatgtactcgagattaAGACCCGTcgacacttccctaataggctttggtggCTTTACCATGACGCGGAGATGTTCAGTACGCGCAGATCTCGGGCatcgatgctcctcgcacgcccacacgacatgccTTAATATACGGTGCCGCAAACACagttctagtttttttttatcaaaatcgtaTGTGTACCATCCGTTTCttaatacttcttcttcttcttcttcttttgccTGGGCTTAGGACTTAGAAATTGAGATGAACACCATCCACATCATTTTTTTGCGATATTAAATCGCATCGTCGAGTCGCTGTTCTTAATGCAGAACACACTGCTGATAAATGATTTCTTACGCTGGTGCACCAAATACGTAGAAATCTACATTATTTAAAACCGTGCCTATAGATATTAATATGACAATTGGATGCATCCACGACATCCGCTTGAATTTAAAACCCATCTTAGACAgttaaagacattccactaaaagagcttaacacatttttttctgaactctTACAGTTTCCATCACATTATTAGTACAGTTTACTGTTTCCATCACATTATTATAGTATTGTCTGTTCTGTTCTCGCAAATTTTGATTTAGACCACAAGATCGGAATATTTTTTCTTGTATCTCTTTGCAAATTGTAATTCATTTTAttatctcagtcgattcttttgCTTTTTAAACCTCAATCCTCtaactattcaaaaaaaaacgaaaacaaaaaagtgctgcacgtgtgaaccggcctgaaaaattcatccgATGTTCGTTGAAAGTCGGGCAAATGTTAGGCCAATCTTGAAAACCAGCACTTTGTTTTAATTATTGTTTAATatttagaggcgtcaaaaaatgtgggttctttgggaaagttgaccttaaataaaatgaagaatcgattaagcgaataaaaatttttgatgggaaaggtaaattcaaaattttcccatacacgctaaaaatgaactactcaaaattgagtcgaatccgactcattttcattaaaaacgggacaactcaaaatttgagtaaaagatactacttcaataaaatgatgatttcgcgaaagttaagcttggccttccatcaatttttaatactacagatgcgaatcaagtttatctatctatctaagtgcattttacgacaaacagactcctagtttaagtgcaatcatcattttattgaagtagtatcttttactcaaattttgagttgtcccgtttctaatgaaaatgagtcggattcgactcaattttgagtagttcatttttagcgtgtaggaAATTTAGGAGactttcccaagaaaatttagGTGAAATTAACTTGGGTGCACACTGTTTGTTTTCTCATGGAATGCACGTAGTAGCCTAATCATCTACTTTTTTGGCTttaatattgtgatttttttaaatgttataaGTTCATCACCTTAACCACCTACTACTAGCCTAGTTAACACATTGCTAAAATATTCAAGGATAGTAAAATATCACTTATCTATTGTTGACTAACAAGTATCGAATCAGGACAGCAACCATATAAGCATCCATGGTAACTGCTTCAGCACCCATCCACACTTTCGACTAAGGAAAGCAATGATCTCATCCCAACAGTTCTCACATTCAACGCACGATTCCAGCATGTAACTTCAATGATTGGGCATGCTTTGCGGAGCTTTGTGCTTTACTAGCCCAACAAGCAGGCGTGAATGAATGGAAGAATAACCCATAAACATATCATTCTCACGCATCATTGAATGGGTTGTTTGCGTATAACGGTGATAGTAATCTTTCCGGTTTCTCCCCTCTGGCAATACGCAGTGAGGGTGTCTTCCGCCACAATACGGAACGAGGAGCAGGGGGAGGGGGCGTAATAATTACACAGCAAAA comes from Armigeres subalbatus isolate Guangzhou_Male chromosome 2, GZ_Asu_2, whole genome shotgun sequence and encodes:
- the LOC134218558 gene encoding talin-2 isoform X1 yields the protein MSTLSLRISLEGGRVTKTIQFDPNTTVFDACRIIKDKFAEAVQGNAQEFGLFLADEDTRQGVWLEPARNLGYYLLRNHDVLEYRRKHRNLRVRMLDGALKTILVDDSQPVSQLMVVICTKIGITNHEEYGLVREDPESQNENLPDNKSNMGTLTLRRKFADRDRDAKMESLRKKLRTDDEIHWVDVGKTLREQGIDESETVLLRRKFFYSDQNIDSRDPVQLNLLYVQARDAILDGTHPVTQEKACEFAGIQVHIQFGDYNESKHKPGFLDLREFLPGPYARVKSIEKKVFAEHRQHQGLTDLDAKYLYTKTARELPTYGVTFFLVKEKMTGKNKLVPRLLGVTKSSVLRLDETTKEILKTWPLTTVRRWGASPNTFTLDFGDYADQYYSVQTTEAEQIVQLIAGYIDIILKKKQAKDHFGIEGDEGSTMVEESVAPSKATFLQHEETTPSGKVETQSIAKPAIMRGYDGERPYGTGEMQSMQYGAIVGQVNLAHQPPMLQQTRISTVLSEPQRALVGYISAGQDAINKAEKDLESKAQLPPLGTDPGSLQWREETLDTSKQTVTTHLATMNAATAQVVTASQPDEIDHDAVGAAVSQITQSIPEVTKEVRLIAALMDDDCTGDKLLEATRKLCSAFSDLLKSAEPESKEPRQNLLNAASRVGEASGQVLSSMGEESIESRELHDMLLGLAKAVANTTAALVLKAKSIAAVTEDEATRNKVIAAASQCALATSQLVACARVVAPTIQSPACREQLESAAREVAKAVANLVEVCNEATDNQQLRGDLMSAAKDVSKTLAELLEHIKLSSREKARRVDDNPVEEVLVATDILVSASDPQEMIRQAQQLGKATAMLIQSIKGEAERQEDSNLQRKLLEAAKQLADATARMVEAARLCAGNPHDSGHQESLRIAAEELRVITTTTANTPEIKRRLINRLEQCSKHAAATATQCITAAQNALIHSNDVQTKAILLQDCQTVADQIPRLVAGVKNTLSRPDDPNAQLGLIDAAEMFLEPGAQVAQSARDLQPTVMDSAASQQLSRSALNLSHAIHDLRSAAHRAREACGGNELDAALEAVRNLRNVLNDTRRAGQEGNLRPLPGETADSCFKQLAGASNNVESSLYQLMSAVQQGNRTYAGVAGRDTALALGEYTKSVRGVVATTKNPGVVDCADQVILDSILVIEEAQKTLQNLDNQDQLVQVMKRTKGSLGRTIDCFPGVKDINEAYENMADLRAILDTGEFPPSTRAYGQLQNELKSAAETLNVAGGQVAHSYDSSIKLANTSQDFYHAYKELLTVTLEMAGQTVEDRAREEIVNSLRGVSNQSATLLGTAKFVAGDPDRPNAKNELSSAARMVTESINRLVDVCTQAAPGQKECDSAIRSIESLRPLLESAQEPLTDQGYFDCLDTVMEKSRTLGDGMTGIANNAKLSKHVEFGHSVDSVSDSIRGLIESAAQAAYLVGISNPTSVGGRPGLVDQSQFARASQAIRQSCEVLRGPASSQQQVLSAATIIAKHTSALCNACRIASSTTNNPVARRHFVQAAKEVANSTADLVREIKALDKDYSPVSRARCAGATEPLLEAVSSLCQFANSPEFISIPPRISTEGRKAQEPILHAGRGILDGAVDMVKTAKVLAMTPTDPPVWQQLAIHSRNVSESIKKLASSIREKAPGQLQCDQVLEVLKACSRDLNSAALAVGVDGLPQRKENNLQGFTNQSLNAASELIDRLEPIKSSAKKNAESLGHAVNQIAKHIVPLTNGVIGACSHVVHSGQQTVLIDQVKSVVECCSQLVQVAKNSGGNPRASHLHPELDEAVESTREAIQELNATVERLSTENGVVTGLMEQISRSMSRITDKRQSFLGASINDTFVDYQTRMVQSAKEIARYANEINAKAAIDPSKLAQLSVEMTHHYTQLAQDSIGASAMTTSPDVAIRIRQSVTDLGRSVNVLIQSTAGIRKDDSSGLVEISRGARDVSEKVSQVLAALQAGSRGTQACINASSTVSAIISDLDTTIMFATAGTLHSEEEGKFSDHREHILKTAKALVEDTKILVAGAAGTQDQLAAAAQNAVATILQLAEAVKHGAASLGSNQPDSQVMVMNAVKDVAAALGELINATKLASGKPINDPAMNDLKDSAKVMVMNVTSLLKTVKAVEDEHTRGTRAMEATVDAISQEIRSMQFAPDMHRASLQQLAKPEDLINVTKHVTAATAKAVSAGASNLQSDIAAAANLGRKTISDMLAVCKSVAWSCAETQELRQRTLDAGTAVAVAYRDLLEGVLHRCTADERMHLSRRVAKCVTDLVGMAQLLKGSDWVDPEDPTVIAENELLGAAASIEAAAKKLASLRPRRQAEVKETDENLNFDEMILEAAKGIMAASSALVRAANAAQRELVDQGKVARRPLTSSDDGQWSEGLISAARLVAAATHSLVEAAQHLVQGTGTEEMLISTAKQVASSTAQLLIACKVKSDPNSETGRRLQAAGNAVIKSTDKLVQAAQQAIEGEEEHTLRLNRNMVDGMAQEINARSEVLMAERQLMEAQNKLVAIRHAKYRQKLAGGFTTDSSDEGGVQPPTFGGYQTPSPKPHTLPKPGAYSPATPASSTGTFPRQPQQQQQQQQQQQQQSNTSTFQRSTLLTANAVPKPYQSDSIKSPTALVSPSIINRTYETTRVENSNLSASKFNRAHLDAAVQDLQNKVQPLSSFRSSPNQQQQAGYGTVTSSTTTTTGATTNGTSGPQNYEGFTTRYETRVFQNAASNTNAAPNNNLMNVEQQFAKLNLENHDQQQQQLQHHQYMQQQQHHHQQQYSGSSSSNFSNQPQLLQQQYRTSPLNSTSSNQLQTSSSHSNNGTINLLDSTSATSSTSKQVITKKIHMTSSSTVKSSSSDWK